The following are from one region of the Bacillus sp. (in: firmicutes) genome:
- a CDS encoding endonuclease MutS2 gives MNKRVLRILEFEKIRKALTKHAASSLGKEKAESLMPSFDFDEVVKWQEETDEAAKVVRLKGQAPLGGIFDVRPSLKRAQIGGGLSASELLDIASTIYGGRQIKNFIEAMVEDGVELPILTSYIEEIIPLTDLERQIKSCIDDHGYVMDGASDKLRSIRHTLRSAESRIREKLENMTRSSSAQKMLSDAIITIRNDRFVIPVKQEYRSAYGGIVHDQSASGATLFIEPQAVVELNNQLQEARAKEKQEVERILHELTQFVAEEAEQMLHNVKILAEIDFMFAKALYGQQIKASKPKMNNEGKIRLWKARHPLIDIKQVVPNDIILGEEYSAIVITGPNTGGKTVTLKTIGLLTLMAQAGLQIPALDGSEMTVFTNVFADIGDEQSIEQSLSTFSSHMINIVEILKRVDASSLVLFDELGAGTDPQEGAALAIAILDDVYNRGAKVVATTHYPELKAYGYNRSGVINASVEFDVETLSPTYRLLLGVPGRSNAFEISSRLGLSKHIINHAKGFVSQETNKVENMIASLEESRKKAEEDWNEAEATRKDAEQLHKELQKQIIAFYEERDKILEKAEETAKEAIDKAKGEAEAIIRDLRKMKYDAAVAVKEHELIEARKKLEEAAPTLQKNKKGIQKQVTKQKLLPGDEVKVVSLDQKGHIVEKISDDEYQVQIGILKMKVKEKDLEYSSRPTPVASKPLATIRGSDHHVKPELDLRGERFEDAILIVEKYIDDALLAGYPSVSIIHGKGTGALRKGVHDFLKNHRHVKAYRLGGIAEGGSGATFVELK, from the coding sequence GTGAACAAACGAGTTCTTCGCATATTAGAGTTTGAAAAAATTAGGAAAGCTTTAACGAAACATGCTGCCTCATCTTTAGGAAAAGAAAAGGCTGAGAGTTTAATGCCATCCTTTGATTTTGATGAAGTTGTAAAATGGCAGGAAGAAACTGATGAAGCAGCAAAAGTAGTAAGGCTAAAAGGACAAGCTCCTCTTGGCGGCATTTTTGATGTTCGTCCCAGTTTAAAAAGAGCGCAAATTGGTGGGGGTTTAAGTGCCAGTGAATTATTAGATATTGCAAGTACTATTTATGGTGGACGGCAAATAAAAAATTTCATTGAAGCCATGGTCGAAGATGGAGTCGAACTACCAATTTTAACGAGCTACATTGAAGAAATTATCCCATTAACAGATCTTGAACGACAAATAAAAAGTTGTATTGATGACCATGGTTATGTGATGGACGGTGCTAGTGATAAATTGCGCAGCATCCGCCATACACTCAGGTCAGCAGAATCAAGAATACGTGAAAAATTAGAAAATATGACACGTTCTTCGTCCGCGCAAAAAATGCTGTCAGATGCGATTATTACGATTCGCAATGACCGCTTTGTCATTCCGGTAAAACAAGAGTACCGTAGTGCATATGGCGGAATCGTTCACGATCAGTCAGCTTCAGGGGCAACGCTTTTTATTGAGCCGCAGGCCGTTGTTGAACTTAACAATCAGCTTCAAGAAGCGAGGGCAAAAGAAAAACAAGAAGTAGAAAGAATTTTACATGAACTGACCCAATTTGTTGCTGAAGAGGCAGAGCAGATGCTTCATAATGTGAAAATTTTAGCGGAAATAGATTTCATGTTTGCTAAAGCATTATATGGACAGCAAATAAAAGCATCAAAGCCAAAGATGAATAATGAAGGTAAAATAAGATTATGGAAAGCTCGCCATCCACTTATAGATATAAAACAGGTTGTTCCAAACGATATTATACTTGGCGAAGAGTATTCCGCTATTGTCATTACCGGTCCAAATACTGGAGGTAAAACTGTTACATTAAAAACAATCGGCTTATTAACATTAATGGCGCAGGCTGGCCTGCAAATCCCAGCTCTTGATGGGTCTGAGATGACAGTGTTTACTAATGTATTTGCCGATATTGGTGATGAGCAATCAATTGAGCAAAGCCTAAGTACTTTCTCATCCCATATGATTAATATTGTTGAAATATTAAAACGAGTCGATGCTAGTAGCCTCGTTCTATTTGACGAATTAGGGGCGGGAACTGACCCGCAGGAAGGGGCCGCACTCGCGATTGCAATTCTAGATGATGTCTATAACCGTGGTGCCAAAGTAGTCGCTACTACTCACTATCCGGAATTAAAAGCATATGGCTATAACCGTTCCGGTGTCATCAATGCCAGCGTGGAATTTGATGTTGAAACGCTAAGTCCAACTTATCGATTGCTCTTAGGGGTTCCCGGCAGAAGTAATGCCTTTGAAATTTCAAGTCGCTTAGGCCTTTCCAAGCATATTATCAATCATGCTAAAGGGTTCGTTAGCCAAGAAACAAACAAAGTTGAAAATATGATTGCATCATTAGAGGAATCTAGGAAAAAAGCAGAAGAAGACTGGAATGAAGCCGAAGCGACACGCAAGGATGCTGAACAGCTTCATAAAGAGCTACAAAAACAAATTATCGCCTTTTATGAAGAACGCGATAAAATTTTAGAAAAAGCCGAAGAAACAGCAAAAGAAGCCATCGATAAAGCAAAAGGTGAAGCGGAAGCGATCATTAGAGATTTAAGAAAAATGAAATATGATGCAGCTGTTGCCGTAAAAGAGCATGAATTAATTGAGGCGCGCAAAAAGCTTGAAGAAGCCGCACCAACGCTGCAAAAAAATAAAAAAGGCATCCAAAAACAAGTGACAAAGCAAAAGCTTCTTCCAGGGGATGAAGTAAAAGTCGTTAGCCTTGACCAAAAGGGACATATAGTTGAAAAGATTAGCGACGATGAATATCAAGTGCAAATTGGCATCCTTAAAATGAAAGTGAAAGAAAAGGACCTTGAATATAGTAGCCGACCAACACCAGTTGCGTCAAAACCATTAGCGACGATTAGAGGGTCAGACCATCATGTAAAACCAGAGCTCGATCTTCGTGGCGAACGTTTTGAAGATGCAATCCTTATAGTTGAAAAATATATCGATGATGCGCTTTTAGCAGGTTATCCAAGCGTCTCCATCATCCACGGCAAAGGAACAGGCGCACTCCGTAAAGGGGTGCACGACTTTTTGAAAAATCATCGCCATGTGAAAGCATACCGTCTCGGTGGCATCGCTGAAGGTGGAAGTGGCGCGACTTTCGTTGAGTTAAAATAG
- a CDS encoding DUF350 domain-containing protein — protein sequence MNHFWENKFVYTAAHYSVVVLSIVVFLSIFELVTKYRNMEQIKAGNLAVAMATGGKIFGIANIFRFSIQHNDSLVMMLLWGLYGFILLLTGYFIFEFLTPTFNIDKEIEKGNIAVGFLAMVISVGLSYVIGASIVA from the coding sequence ATGAATCATTTTTGGGAAAACAAATTTGTTTATACCGCTGCCCATTATAGTGTTGTTGTGTTATCAATCGTGGTTTTTCTTTCCATTTTTGAACTCGTTACAAAGTACCGAAATATGGAACAAATCAAAGCGGGGAATCTTGCTGTTGCAATGGCAACGGGGGGGAAAATATTTGGAATAGCTAACATATTCCGATTTTCGATTCAGCATAATGATTCATTAGTTATGATGTTACTATGGGGCTTATATGGATTTATTTTACTTTTAACAGGTTATTTTATTTTTGAATTTCTTACCCCGACCTTTAATATTGACAAAGAAATTGAAAAAGGAAACATAGCGGTTGGTTTTCTAGCAATGGTGATTTCGGTTGGATTATCTTATGTAATCGGCGCTAGTATTGTTGCTTGA